The genomic region CGGGCGTCGCCGTGGTGTTCATCGACCTGGACCGGATGAAGGAGGTCAACGACACGCTGGGGCACAACCTGGGTGATCGGCTCATCGTCTCCGCCGCACACCGCCTGGCGGCCGCGGCCTACGACCACGAGGTCGTCGCGCGGCTCGGTGGTGACGAGTTCGCGGTGCTGACCCGCATCGCCGGCGGTTTCCCGCCGAACCTGTCGGCGGTCGCGCTCGGTGAGCGGTTTCGCCAGGCGATCGCGAGGCCCGACCCGGCACTGCCTCCGGGCGCGCACAGCGTGGCCAGCGTCGGCGTCGCGGTCGGCGCCGCCGGAGTCGACCCGGACACGCTGCTCCGAGAGGCTGACCTGGCGATGTACCGGGCGAAGCAGGCCGGTGGCGACAAGGTCCGCATCGCTCTGCACGTCGACGCGCAGCTCGCCCCGCGCCCGGCTGCCGGCGACGGCATCCTCGCCGCCGTGGAACGCGGCGAACTCCGCCTGTTCTACCAACCGATCATCGGCGTCAACGACGGACGGGTCTGGTCGGTCGAGGCGCTCGTCCGCTGGCAGCACCCACAACATGGGCTGCTCACCCCCGACCGGTTCCTCGCGGACGTGCGTCGAGCCCGGCAACTGCCGACGCTGGACCGGTGGGTGCTCGACCGCGCCTGCGCCGACCTCGCCACCTGGGACGCCATCCTCGGCCACCGCGCGCCGCGATATGTCAACGTGAACCTCACCGCTGACACGCTCGGGGCGGTCGATCTCGCCGGTCAGGTGCTCGGCGCGTTGGGCCGCGTCGGACTCGCCCGAGACCGCCTGCGGTTGGAACTGCCCGAGTCGGCCGACCTCGCGCAGCTGCAGGAGGCCGTCCAACAGCTGCGCGAACTGCGCGACCACGGCGTCGGCATCGTGCTCGACGACATGGGTGCCGGCTCGGCGACGCTCCGCCACCTGTCGGTCCTGCCGGTCACCGGCATCAAGATCGACCGCTCGTTCGTCGCCGGCATGCTGGAGAGCCGCAACGATCATGCCGTCGTCAAGCTGCTCGGCGACCTCGGCCGCAGCGTCGGGATCGACGTGACGGCGGAGGGCATCGAAGTCGGTGAGCAGCTCGACTGGTTGCGGCACCTCCAGGTGCCGTACGCGCAGGGCTACCTGCTTGGCATGCCGGCGCCCGCCGAGCATCTCACCGCGCTGTTGAGCACCGGTCGACCTCAGGGCGTGGCGAGGATGCCGCTCGATCGGCCCGAACGCCACGCCGAGGCGGGCAGCCACCGCGGCTAGGACGGCCAGGTGGCGCTCCGGTCCACCGCGTCAGGTCGCCGGCCGCCTTCGGGTGAGAGTCGCCGCGAGCAGCACCGCCGCGAGAAGCTGGGCGCCGCCCAGCACACCGACCAGTAGCGGCAGCGGGTAGGTCCCGGTACCAAAGAGTTCACCGGGATGGACGTGGCGGTCAAGGAGGCCCGGCCGCTGTTCGCCCAGAT from Micromonospora sp. WMMD812 harbors:
- a CDS encoding EAL domain-containing protein, translating into MPERELTGRPTARLRLVRSGGSSMMDSVTVAAAARPPDVVGPLARPVAVVDADVRCAELDLRFRADPALACVAVRYLDGGVGLIGRDRFAQLMSGPFGYGRALWEKTPVGHTADPEPMIVDELAPVVDVCEQLGRRGRVRRYDDVLVRQSGGQLARVSAARLYEALADLMAYQAVRDPLSGLANRARFRNRLGAACRATDSAGVAVVFIDLDRMKEVNDTLGHNLGDRLIVSAAHRLAAAAYDHEVVARLGGDEFAVLTRIAGGFPPNLSAVALGERFRQAIARPDPALPPGAHSVASVGVAVGAAGVDPDTLLREADLAMYRAKQAGGDKVRIALHVDAQLAPRPAAGDGILAAVERGELRLFYQPIIGVNDGRVWSVEALVRWQHPQHGLLTPDRFLADVRRARQLPTLDRWVLDRACADLATWDAILGHRAPRYVNVNLTADTLGAVDLAGQVLGALGRVGLARDRLRLELPESADLAQLQEAVQQLRELRDHGVGIVLDDMGAGSATLRHLSVLPVTGIKIDRSFVAGMLESRNDHAVVKLLGDLGRSVGIDVTAEGIEVGEQLDWLRHLQVPYAQGYLLGMPAPAEHLTALLSTGRPQGVARMPLDRPERHAEAGSHRG